GAGTTTCTAAGCAAATGAAGACGATGGAGAAAATGAGATTCGTGTTATCGAAGAAGGTTAgaatataaattgtaatattGAGATTAGTCTATAATGGTCCTATTCCATTGCCTACTTTGTCTCCCTTTTGGCCGGCCATGATTATAATATAAGAGAAATTTGGTTTAAAATGTAATGAATTATCAATTGTGGAgaggttatattaaattaaattagtttttattttatgctAGAGTTAtgtatatattcaatttataataaaattgtgagtttaagcatcgATGGtcagaaaattgaaaattgttgacatttattgtcttttatgcaattagggcatttaattattattgggCTTGGACATTTATGTATAAGGAATGTAGAGTTTTAGACTAATTACTCTTTTATAAGGGTTGTTTGTAAATGTTGATATATAACACTTAAGACTCTTAAGACTTTTTcctctttaacaaatattattgtcttTATCTATTTTTAGAGTTTCATTTCTTCATAATTGTTCTTAGAAGATTCAATAGTCAGAgtcaacatttggtatcagagcctatcTAAAGAATATGTCGTCAAAATCAACTAGAGATGCGGCGATAATGATGATTGGAAGAGAAGGGAACATGACACTCTCCTATCCGTTACTCACGAAAAATAACGACTCAGTGTGGGCATTGAAGATGCGGGTAAATTTACAAGTAAAAGGAATGTGGGAAGCCGTGATGTTCGACGAGGTCGACGAACGGAAGAATAGATTGGCTCTTACCGCCATCTATCAAGCGCTCATCGAGGAtgtccttctcatggtggctgAGAAGGATTCTGCCAAGCTAGCATGGGAGACATTAAAGACAATacatgttggagtggagagagtcaaggaggcaaaagtgcaaaccttgaagacacaattcGAGGCGATTCACATGAAGAATGGagaatcggtggatgatttcgccatgaaattgacatccatcgtGACTAGTATCCACTCATTTGGGAGAGAAGATGGAGGAGATCTACGTCGTCAAAAGTTCCTTAGAGCCTTACCATAATACtacatgcagatcgttacaACGATCGAGCAATTTGGTTATGATCGTCGAGGAGATCGTCGGTTGTCTCAAAGTCCATAAGGAGAGACTTTGCGGCTATggagaccaagaggaggagcacATATTGCTCACGCATAATGAATGGATatcacgaatgaagaaaaacagAGAAGCCAATTTTTCTTCTAGATCGTCGAGTCGTAGCGGTAACGATGGATATAATCGAGGTCGTGGTAAAGGGCGATGTGGAGGTCGAGGTCATGGAGAAAACTTACATCGATAAGAAGACGTCAAGCCCCACAAATACAAGAGCATAGtgaagtgttacgcttgtcaaaagtaCGGGCACTATACGTCTCAATGCCCTAACAAAAGGTCTGACGATGAGgaaaacctcactagcttctatgacgaggagccaacattaatgtttgttgaggtAGTGAGGAATGCTTTGCCCGAACACGATGAGACAAACCTCACTAACTTCTATTACGAGgagataatattaatgtttgttaAGAGAGTGACATGCTTTTCCCGGAGACGAGGAGACGAACCTTGAAGAGTTCATACAAGAACCGTCCAAGGAGGAACTAGTGGTGTTATTGgtcaatgaagagaaagtcatggagaaactcctcgtaagtggcgatgagtgtaatcacatcgatgtgtggtaccttgacaatTGAGTAAACAACCATATGACGGACCTTCGAGAGAAGTTCAATGAGCTCGACAAGAAAATTATCGAAAATGTGAAGTTCGAAGACGGAAGCAAGGCGCACAAGTGATCTGATCCAGCTTGTGAGAAAATCTGTGTGAGAAGAGATGTCGTAATCGAGGAGGAGAATAAGTGGGAATGGTACAATGACAACaacaagctcgtacaaaattccCCGAAGTTCGAAATTATACGAGATGTTTATTCGGAGGCACCATTGGTAGAGATGTATCTTGATGAATTATTATTGCTCACCACCGACTAGtcaacaacatatcacgaggcgGTAGTCAAAGGGTCGTGGAATGAGGTCATGAACAAAGAGCTCAAGTCTATCAGGAAGAACAAGACATGAGAGCTCACCGACTTACCACCTGGTCACAAGACCATCGGGTTAAAGTgagttttcaagttgaaaagagacaaCAAACAACATTCTTGAGAACAAAGTGAGATTGGTAATGAAAGGCTATGTGCAGAAGCAAAACATTGATTTTGAGGAGACATTTGCATCGATGGCGAAACATGACACAATTAGACTAATTCTTGCCATCGCAGCTCACCGTGGATGGGAGAATCACCACTTGAatgtaaaatcattatttttaatggtGATATCGAAGAAAAAGTCTACGTCGCTCAACCTGAAGGCttcatcataaaaaataaagagcacAAGGTGTACAAGTTATACAAGGCTCTCTATGGACTACGTCAAGCACCAAGGGCGTGGAACACTTGCTtcaacaagagaatgatgagtctcGGCTTCGTGAAATATTCTCAAGATAAAGCTGTGTACACGAGAAACCATGGAGAAGAAGTACTCATTATTGGCGTATACATCGACGACTTGATCGTGACAAGATCAAGCATCAATGGTGTTGAGGAGTTCAAAATACAAATGATGGAGTTCAAGATGAGTGATTTCAGGCTACTTTTGTACTATCTTGGTATTGAGGTGGACCAGAAAAAAGATAGAATCGAGGTGAAGCAGACAACTTATGCAAAAAAAAGGTGTTAAAACAGTTTGTAATGGAGGATTGCAACTTGAGCAAGTATCCGATAGAAGCAAAGTTGCATCTCggaaaggatgtggaaggaagcttagtggatcCGAATGAGTATAAGCGTATCATCGAGTGTCTCAGGTACTCGAGGCACACTCGACCCGATATCTCTTATGTAGTtggcatagtgagtcgataGATGGAGCAacctaccactctacaccaacatgcaataaaacacatttttcGTTATGTGAAGGGAACGACAAGCTATGGGATTtagttaagaagaggacgaCAAGTTGAAGAACTTGTTGATTTTACTGACAACGACCTAGATAGTGACACAAACGACACAAAAAGTATTggagggatggtgttttatctcaacgaAAATCTGATCACCTAGCAATCTCAGAAGCATCAAACTGTTGCTTTATCTTTATATGAGGCAGAGTTTATGGCAGCTATTGCAGCGTCGTGTCAAAGACTTTGGctgagaaacttgttgagcgaggtgctcAGATACGAGCCGATGTTGGTAACCCTTTATGTCGACAACAAGTCTGCAATAACATTAATGAAGAATCCGGTGTTTCATGGACGCaacaaacacatcgacactcaGTTCCACTTCATCTGTGAATGCATTGAGAACTAAAAGATCGTTGTAGAGTTTGAAAACATCAGAGAGCAACGTGCATACATTCTCACCAAGACACTAGCAAGAGTCAAATTTGTGGGGATGCGAGAGCTGCTTGGCGTGAAGAATCTTGAACTAAATCAAATTTATGGGGGAGATTGtaagtttaagcattgattgtcagaaaattgaaagttgttgacctttattgtcttttatgcaattaagacttatttaattattaataggcTTTGACTTGTatgtacaaataatttaaattttttaggcTAATTACTCTTTTATAAGAGTTGATTGTAAAGATTAAGAttcttaagattttttttctttttaataaatattattgtcctTATATATTTTCCAgagtttgatttattaataactattttttagaaaattcaaTAATCaggcaacaaaaaaaaatcaaacaatagaacactgaaaaaaaaaaagaaatgttgAACATGACTTAAATAGTTAGAAATTGAACCATACATACATCAATCAATCCATCCATCTAAATTGAATTCACATCTATGAGAAGTTGCTATTAATACAGACTTCTTCATCAAAGTTTCATGTTATCAAATAGTCCACAATCTTGGTTCAGATTTAGCCAATAAAATGTCTGATCTTCCTCAGATTCGTCAGGACCACTTTGATGTCGACCCTCTCTCCAGGAGATTCAGCAGAGCAAGCCAAAGCCAAATCCATAATCGCTGATACACATTCCAGATTACCATTTATATTCTTTTCCCCCATCCTCACCAAATTGGAATCTATTATCTCCTCTACTGAAGAATCCTTCACCCATTTCTTCAAACTTAACCCTTCCTCCTCATCAAACCTCTCATCTGTTGGCCTTGTTCTTGTAAATGTTTCCATTAGCATGATTCCATAGCTGTACACATCACATTTTATGGAAACCAAACCTTCCCTCCCATATTCTacacaatcaaaccaaatatagTAAGCTAAAACATTCAAATCACATTACCAAAAGATGAGTCAATACCTACCTGGGGCAATATATCCAATTGTAGCCAATGTCCTGGTTTGAGCAATACTATCATCCACACTTAAAAGCTTAGAAATGCCAAAGTCACTTATATGACCTACCATGTCTTGGTCGAGAAGAACATTGCTCGGCTTCAAATCACAGTGTGCCAACGGACTTATAAACCCGTAATGCAGATATTCCAAAGCACATGCAACATCGATCATTATATCTAGTCTCTTCAACATGTCCAAGAAATAGTTGTGAGAGTACAACCACTTATCAAGACTCCCATTAGGCATGTATTCCAACACAAGTGCCCTGAAATCCGGTCTAGAACAACTAGTCAACACTCCCACAATATTACGGTGTTGAATGCTTTTCAACACCTCACATTCGGTATCAAAGCTCCTAAAACCGCCTTCCACCTTCAGGTCAAATACCTTTACTGCTATGATGGTTCCGTCTCTGTGCAGCCCTTTATACACTGAAGAATACCCGCCAACTCCGATCAAGTTGCTGTGACTGAATCCTTCGGTTGCACAAAACAGGTTATCGTACGATATCCTTTCAAGAGGCTTTAGAGGTGAGGGGAGACTTCCTTGCTGATCAATCTTGTTTTTTGACCGTTGAGACGACCATGTTCTAAGCATTACTAAGAAAATGATAAACAACACCACGCCAATTGGCAACAGAATGTATAGAATAATAAGATGGTTGTGTTTTTTCTTCCAAGGAAGAGAACTGGTCGTGCATGGGGGGTATTGCAGTTGCAGGATGGAAGATCCGCATAACGCTTCATTGCCTATAAACGACGCATTACTGAAGTTTAGGAAAGGCCCTTTTGAAGGAATGTCTCCTCTCAAGTGATTGAAAGAAACATTAAAGGACTTAAGATAAATAAGTGCCTCCAGAGATTTGGGAATGGCACCTGAAAGTTCGTTTTCGGATAGATCAAGGTCTTCCAAACTCAGCATGTTACCAAGTGACTCAGGAATAGTTCCTTGGAATTTGTTATTTGATAAAGTAAGTTCAATCAAGTTCGTTAGACCTCCAATTGTGCTCGGCAATTCTCCGGAGAGCTTGTTATAGGACATGTCTATATCTGTAGCAGCTTTTAGGTTCCCAATATCAGGGGACAGATTCCCACTGAAAGAATTATTTGACAAACCAAGCTCCAAAAGGTTGGGAAGACTAAAAATGTTTGAAGGAATGTTGGAAACTAGTCTATTTGAAGATACATGGAATTGCCTAAGAAAGCTAATATTTGCCAAACAAGACGGCAACGGGCCAGAAAACTCATTTTCATCTAAGGTTAGAAAGCTTAATGCCCTTAAAACACAAATCCAATTGGGAATGGATCCTTGTAACCTGTTATTATCGGCACTCAAGGCTTGGAGATTTCTTAGTTCCTTGAGAGTCCCTGGAAGTGAACCGGTCAGATCATtgttgtaaatatataaagactCTAATCTTGTCAAGTTACCAATTCCTGGAGGGATCTGGCCCTTAATTCCAGAACCATAGATAAAAAAGCTTTGGAGAGACATGGAGAGGTTGCCAATGGAAGATGGGAGGATTCCATTTAGAAGATTTTCAGCTATCCAGAGTCTTGTTAAGTACCTGCAGTTTGTCAAGGACCCGAGGAATTTCAACTCCTGAGAAGAAGGATCTCCAGTTAAGTAGTTCCAATATAAGTTTAGATGTTGAAGTAGCCTCAAATCACCGAGTGAGCTAGGAATTGGACCGCTGAACTGATTTAGAGAGAGTTCTAGAAAGATCAAATTTGAAGCATTAGAGATTGAGTTTGGGATGACACCACTGAACTGATTTATGCccaaatatatttgtttaagatTGGGGGCAGAAAGGCCTAAATTTGGTGGCAGATTGCCAGAAAGCTGGTTGCTGGCTAATGAAAGTATCTGCAATTTGGAGGAGTTGAATATTGATTCAGGAATAGAACCAGTTAATTTATTGACTTCTATTGACAATGTCTTTAAATTTCGAAGCCTGCCAAGTTCCTCCGGGATAGCACCTGTCATGATTCATGTTTGTTAGTTAATAAGATATGAATGGAGTACAAATAGATCGAGTTAGACTTCAAAGTAAAAATAACCTGTGAAGTTGTTCTCCCCAAGATTTACTAAACTGAGAGACGAAGAATTCCAAATATCATTTGGAATAGGTCCAGTGAGGCCATTGCGCCAAAGATACAGTTGTTTCAAATTCACAAGTTTTCCCATCTCATGTGGAATTGCACCTTTGGAAATTGTTGTGGAtacttaattaaacaataatattagcATGACAAAAGAAGAAAGTACCTGTCAAACTATTAGAGGTAATTCTGATAACCTGAAGGTTGGTCAAGTTTCCTATCTCCATGGGAATCTGGCCGATGAATCTATTGAACGAGAGATCGAGAAGCAAAAGCTTGGAGCAACTGCCGATGGATGATAGGATTGGTCCCTCAAACTGGTTCAAAGACAAGAAGAGGCCTTCCAACTCGGGAAGATAATGACACAAATCCGCTGGAAGCTCGCCAGACAAATCATTGTCGGTCAGTATGATAGTTTGCAAGCTCGAAACATTGAAAAGAGATAACGGAATTGTGCCCGGCAGTTGATTATTCCCCATATTCAACACTTTCAACTTCTCCAATTTCCCAATCTCTTCCGGAATTCCTGTCCCACGAGCAGACCCACAATCAGTACCCATTATACCAACTTTGTATTACAGTTTGACTGGTTGATCATTGCAAGTTGCTtacatttattttcatttatttacctGAGAAGCTATTATTCTGAACAAGTATTTGTTCAAGCTCGGTAAAGTTTCCCAGCCACAGGGGCACTTTCCCGGAAAAATCATTAAAAGCCAGGCTGACATACTTCAGCCGCCGGAGCCCAGACATCTCCTCCGGTAGAGTCCCCGTGAAATCTATTGCTGGAGAGATTGAGCCGCAAGAGGAACGACAGATTACCCATCTGCGGGGGGATTGTGCCGACGAGACCCATGCCATTGAGGTCAACGGAGGTGACTCGACGATGGCGGAGGCCGCAGGTAACTCCGACCCAACTGCAGAAGACAGAATCTCCGACAACGTCAGTATTGCCCGTCCAGTTATTTTTGAGGATGTCAAATGGGTCGGAAGTAACGTGGGATTTCAGGGCCAGGAGAGCGGACTGGTCGgaactaatattattaaaattgggTAAATCTGCCGCCATTGCCATAggattagaagaagaagatattaTAAAGAGGTAGAGAATTATCACTCTTGTTGGCATCAGAGAAGTGATCATgcatattttcttcattttggtAGCGATTGCTTCTTCAATTCCAAAAGAAACGCGTTAAATTGAAGTTATATATTCATGATGaacatatatataacttcaattTAACGcgtttcatatataaataaaaaaaatagttaattggTTTCAACAAATCAAATATAGATGAACAACATTTTCGTCGTTTAACCGCCGCCACAGTTTTGATTGGAATGGGGTCCaatttcattcattatttcAGAAACGTATGATGTATGAAATTAGGCCAAATTAATACATTACctaatataaatatcattttgaatttgttatatgttaaaaaaaaaaacagagataATTTCATGTGAGATATTAGTTAAATGTTATTTGTTAGAgatgatttcaaataatttttgttgggtaaaattttaagagtcaaTTTTTTACATGTGAGacattagttaattttttttgaatggagtgttattcacggtgaaaatctatatatatatataattatgcttaatttttaaagtgtccggattgccgggtcgagagctgtggttaatttggatacttgggtcggattgtgggtttacccgtttttaaattcaaaacggttaaaaataaaattaaaaatgctagaggtatgtttcgaacttccaacctaacaaaacaagtacaactctttaatcaactagggtacaaagactttatatattaaattcaaacaccaaatttgataaatgcgggacgttttaatattaatataagttcaactttttaactaactaatatataataatattgagtaaatggatacttgggtcggattatgtgttgacccacccataaatttaaaacggttaaaaataaaattaaaaatgttatccgtaatttttttcacggttttttatattagtactcgtgcaaatgcacgggctaaatgctagtttttaTTGATGACATttgcatgaaaaaaaatattgtatatctTATAGTAAGTCGTtttcgtatgtgtcacgagtaggttgaatcgacaactcacttatttttgcattgtcgagagttgactaaaatattaaaataatttttattcttttataaaagaaaatatatttttattcaatattaatatttctaaaaaaattatataaaacaaaatcatttaaataagagaaatgagttagctaaattataataacattcaattaatttcaaaccatacagagtttacacacaagctcatatttttctttgatttcaaaatcttgtggttgtcgcatgtaaatctTTTCATCCAACTCACCGTGAAGAAAat
This is a stretch of genomic DNA from Impatiens glandulifera chromosome 4, dImpGla2.1, whole genome shotgun sequence. It encodes these proteins:
- the LOC124935915 gene encoding receptor kinase-like protein Xa21 isoform X2; this translates as MGNNQLPGTIPLSLFNVSSLQTIILTDNDLSGELPADLCHYLPELEGLFLSLNQFEGPILSSIGSCSKLLLLDLSFNRFIGQIPMEIGNLTNLQVIRITSNSLTGAIPHEMGKLVNLKQLYLWRNGLTGPIPNDIWNSSSLSLVNLGENNFTGAIPEELGRLRNLKTLSIEVNKLTGSIPESIFNSSKLQILSLASNQLSGNLPPNLGLSAPNLKQIYLGINQFSGVIPNSISNASNLIFLELSLNQFSGPIPSSLGDLRLLQHLNLYWNYLTGDPSSQELKFLGSLTNCRYLTRLWIAENLLNGILPSSIGNLSMSLQSFFIYGSGIKGQIPPGIGNLTRLESLYIYNNDLTGSLPGTLKELRNLQALSADNNRLQGSIPNWICVLRALSFLTLDENEFSGPLPSCLANISFLRQFHVSSNRLVSNIPSNIFSLPNLLELGLSNNSFSGNLSPDIGNLKAATDIDMSYNKLSGELPSTIGGLTNLIELTLSNNKFQGTIPESLGNMLSLEDLDLSENELSGAIPKSLEALIYLKSFNVSFNHLRGDIPSKGPFLNFSNASFIGNEALCGSSILQLQYPPCTTSSLPWKKKHNHLIILYILLPIGVVLFIIFLVMLRTWSSQRSKNKIDQQGSLPSPLKPLERISYDNLFCATEGFSHSNLIGVGGYSSVYKGLHRDGTIIAVKVFDLKVEGGFRSFDTECEVLKSIQHRNIVGVLTSCSRPDFRALVLEYMPNGSLDKWLYSHNYFLDMLKRLDIMIDVACALEYLHYGFISPLAHCDLKPSNVLLDQDMVGHISDFGISKLLSVDDSIAQTRTLATIGYIAPEYGREGLVSIKCDVYSYGIMLMETFTRTRPTDERFDEEEGLSLKKWVKDSSVEEIIDSNLVRMGEKNINGNLECVSAIMDLALACSAESPGERVDIKVVLTNLRKIRHFIG
- the LOC124935915 gene encoding probable LRR receptor-like serine/threonine-protein kinase At3g47570 isoform X1; this translates as MAWVSSAQSPRRWVICRSSCGSISPAIDFTGTLPEEMSGLRRLKYVSLAFNDFSGKVPLWLGNFTELEQILVQNNSFSGIPEEIGKLEKLKVLNMGNNQLPGTIPLSLFNVSSLQTIILTDNDLSGELPADLCHYLPELEGLFLSLNQFEGPILSSIGSCSKLLLLDLSFNRFIGQIPMEIGNLTNLQVIRITSNSLTGAIPHEMGKLVNLKQLYLWRNGLTGPIPNDIWNSSSLSLVNLGENNFTGAIPEELGRLRNLKTLSIEVNKLTGSIPESIFNSSKLQILSLASNQLSGNLPPNLGLSAPNLKQIYLGINQFSGVIPNSISNASNLIFLELSLNQFSGPIPSSLGDLRLLQHLNLYWNYLTGDPSSQELKFLGSLTNCRYLTRLWIAENLLNGILPSSIGNLSMSLQSFFIYGSGIKGQIPPGIGNLTRLESLYIYNNDLTGSLPGTLKELRNLQALSADNNRLQGSIPNWICVLRALSFLTLDENEFSGPLPSCLANISFLRQFHVSSNRLVSNIPSNIFSLPNLLELGLSNNSFSGNLSPDIGNLKAATDIDMSYNKLSGELPSTIGGLTNLIELTLSNNKFQGTIPESLGNMLSLEDLDLSENELSGAIPKSLEALIYLKSFNVSFNHLRGDIPSKGPFLNFSNASFIGNEALCGSSILQLQYPPCTTSSLPWKKKHNHLIILYILLPIGVVLFIIFLVMLRTWSSQRSKNKIDQQGSLPSPLKPLERISYDNLFCATEGFSHSNLIGVGGYSSVYKGLHRDGTIIAVKVFDLKVEGGFRSFDTECEVLKSIQHRNIVGVLTSCSRPDFRALVLEYMPNGSLDKWLYSHNYFLDMLKRLDIMIDVACALEYLHYGFISPLAHCDLKPSNVLLDQDMVGHISDFGISKLLSVDDSIAQTRTLATIGYIAPEYGREGLVSIKCDVYSYGIMLMETFTRTRPTDERFDEEEGLSLKKWVKDSSVEEIIDSNLVRMGEKNINGNLECVSAIMDLALACSAESPGERVDIKVVLTNLRKIRHFIG